One part of the Esox lucius isolate fEsoLuc1 chromosome 10, fEsoLuc1.pri, whole genome shotgun sequence genome encodes these proteins:
- the myclb gene encoding protein L-Myc-1b, translated as MPGINSATDPCYQTGWEMEYDHYQHYFFDDHDPGDDFFKATAPSEDIWKKFELVPTPPMSPVRALEGANGTVYPSLGDKLEWVSQVLGQEDDQDVQCKLSPLGETMGNLSSIIIQDCMWSGFSAGKQLEKVVGERLASCVGPGPTKLGLHQVGANITTGRAQCVAVPVDAGVPVMSSVATDCVDPAAVLTFPLTGGPLRKPAVSSGSESHTDSSDDESSDEDEDEEEIDVVTVEPRPLAGGGLNRRTPVTIMVQADPLDPCMKRFHISIHQQQHNYAAPSPDTHAVTHPDPPRKRLRHEPTDSPQNLSSFSQSQVNSHPVSTGQNSDGKPPRVPLATVGSDSSNANKPSPASSLSQRSSCPRSSSYPSSPQWSDCEDTDKRKTHNFLERKRRNDLRSRFLALRDEIPGLAECPKTPKVAILTRATEYLQRLHSSERQRVQETRQLKARQQQLLRRLAQLKQC; from the exons ATGCCAGGCATCAACTCGGCCACTGACCCATGTTACCAGACAGGTTGGGAGATGGAGTACGACCACTATCAACATTACTTTTTCGACGACCACGATCCGGGTGACGATTTCTTCAAAGCCACGGCACCCAGTGAGGACATATGGAAGAAATTCGAATTGGTACCGACCCCGCCCATGTCCCCTGTACGGGCTTTGGAGGGGGCAAACGGGACGGTCTACCCTTCTCTGGGGGATAAACTCGAGTGGGTGTCGCAGGTTTTGGGTCAAGAGGACGACCAAGATGTGCAGTGTAAACTCAGCCCGCTCGGCGAGACTATGGGTAACCTGAGCTCCATCATCATCCAGGACTGTATGTGGAGCGGTTTTTCTGCAGGCAAGCAGCTAGAGAAAGTTGTCGGAGAGCGGCTCGCCTCCTGTGTCGGGCCAGGTCCGACAAAACTGGGCCTGCATCAGGTGGGAGCGAACATCACTACAGGAAGGGCTCAGTGCGTGGCGGTACCGGTGGATGCGGGGGTTCCGGTAATGAGTAGTGTTGCGACGGATTGCGTGGACCCGGCTGCTGTTCTTACCTTCCCACTCACCGGGGGACCGTTGAGGAAACCGGCTGTGTCATCCGGTTCCGAGTCCCACACCGACTCATCCG ATGACGAATCCAGTGACGAGGACGAGGACGAAGAGGAGATCGACGTGGTGACGGTGGAGCCCAGGCCACTGGCCGGCGGTGGGCTGAACAGGCGGACGCCGGTCACCATCATGGTACAAGCGGACCCACTGGATCCATGTATGAAACGCTTCCACATCTCCATCCACCAGCAGCAGCACAACTACGCAGCGCCGTCACCGGACACACACGCCGTCACACACCCAGACCCCCCCAGGAAGAGGCTCCGACACGAGCCCACAGACTCTCCCCAAAACCTCTCCAGCTTCTCTCAGTCCCAGGTGAACTCACACCCCGTCTCAACCGGTCAGAACTCGGACGGAAAACCTCCTCGCGTCCCCCTAGCAACGGTTGGGTCGGACTCCTCCAATGCCAACAAGCCCTCGCctgcctcctccctctcccagcGGTCGTCATGTCCACGGTCGTCCTCCTACCCTAGCAGCCCCCAGTGGTCCGACTGCGAGGACACGGACAAACGAAAGACCCACAATTTCCTGGAGCGGAAACGGCGGAACGACCTGCGCTCTCGTTTCCTGGCGCTGCGGGACGAGATCCCTGGGCTGGCGGAGTGTCCCAAAACCCCCAAGGTGGCCATCCTGACACGTGCCACCGAGTACCTGCAGCGGCTACACTCCAGCGAGCGCCAGCGGGTACAGGAGACGAGGCAGCTCAAAGCCCGGCAACAACAGCTGCTCCGCAGGCTGGCACAGCTCAAACAGTGCTGA